In Amycolatopsis sulphurea, one genomic interval encodes:
- the metE gene encoding 5-methyltetrahydropteroyltriglutamate--homocysteine S-methyltransferase has product MNTLGTTVLGHPRIGPDRELKRALEAYWAGKVTETGLLETGRRLRERTWTALRDTGLGSIPSSTFSHYDQVLDVAALFGALPGRFTRLGLSPLDTYFAAARGVPDAPALEMTKWFDTNYHYLVPELGPDSRFTLTGTAPLDEVREAKALGITPRPVLVGPVTFLLLAKADTPGFEPIELLDELLPAYVELLRRLRAEGVEWVQLDEPAFAADRSTAELNALTRAYHVLAKETERPKLLVAGYFGKLGRALGVLARSPIEALAVDLVTDESFVDDVAAEGALRDKEILAGVVDGRNVWRTDPDRALACARRLAGTAARVSVSTSCSLLHVPYDVTAETRLEPRLQSWLAFARQKVDEVVLLGRALDGEDVDLAPARAAVADRAGATELTDPAVRGRLAGLTEADAVRPPYAQRAAAQSAALDLPDLPTTTIGSFPQTGDVRRARAAHRAGKLGAEEYRGAMRAEIERVVRLQEDLGLDVLVHGEPERNDMVQYFAEQLAGFAATEHGWVQSYGSRCVRPPILFGDVSRPEPMTVEWARYAQSLTSRPVKGMLTGPVTILAWSFVRDDQPLGDTARQVALAIRDEVADLEAAGIRVIQVDEPALRELLPLRTAAHDAYFAWAVHAFRLATSGVEDRTQIHTHMCYSEFGEVLPAIDALEADVTSIEAARSKMEVLADLTSAGFARGVGPGVYDIHSPRVPDSGEVTGLVRTALAAVPADRLWVNPDCGLKTRGYAEVEPALRHLVGAARQLRGEPR; this is encoded by the coding sequence CTGAACACCCTGGGCACCACGGTCCTCGGTCATCCGAGGATCGGGCCGGACCGGGAGCTCAAGCGAGCGCTGGAGGCCTACTGGGCGGGCAAGGTCACCGAGACCGGCCTGCTGGAGACCGGGCGGAGGCTGCGCGAGCGGACCTGGACCGCTCTGCGCGACACCGGTCTCGGCTCGATCCCGTCGAGCACTTTCTCCCACTACGATCAGGTGCTCGACGTCGCCGCGCTGTTCGGCGCGCTGCCCGGGCGTTTCACCCGGCTGGGCCTTTCCCCGCTGGACACCTACTTCGCCGCCGCCCGCGGGGTGCCGGACGCGCCCGCGCTGGAGATGACCAAGTGGTTCGACACGAACTACCACTACCTCGTCCCGGAACTCGGCCCGGACAGCCGGTTCACGCTGACCGGCACCGCCCCGCTCGACGAGGTCCGCGAAGCGAAGGCGCTGGGCATCACCCCGCGGCCGGTGCTGGTCGGACCGGTCACCTTCCTGTTGCTGGCCAAGGCGGACACCCCCGGGTTCGAGCCGATCGAACTGCTCGACGAGCTGCTGCCCGCCTACGTCGAGCTGCTGCGCCGCCTGCGGGCCGAGGGCGTGGAGTGGGTACAGCTGGACGAACCGGCGTTCGCCGCCGACCGGAGCACCGCCGAGCTGAACGCGCTCACCCGCGCCTACCACGTGCTGGCGAAGGAGACCGAACGGCCGAAGCTGCTGGTCGCCGGATACTTCGGCAAATTGGGCCGGGCGCTGGGTGTCCTCGCCCGCTCCCCGATCGAGGCGCTGGCCGTCGACCTGGTCACCGACGAGTCCTTTGTGGACGATGTGGCGGCGGAAGGCGCGCTGCGCGACAAGGAAATCCTCGCCGGGGTCGTGGACGGGCGCAATGTGTGGCGCACCGATCCGGACCGCGCGCTCGCGTGCGCGCGGCGACTGGCCGGCACCGCTGCCCGGGTCAGCGTGAGCACCTCGTGTTCGCTGCTGCACGTGCCCTACGACGTGACCGCGGAGACGCGGCTCGAACCGCGGCTGCAGAGCTGGCTCGCGTTCGCGCGGCAGAAGGTCGACGAGGTGGTGCTGCTCGGCCGTGCGCTCGACGGCGAGGACGTGGACCTCGCCCCGGCGCGCGCCGCGGTGGCCGATCGCGCCGGCGCCACCGAGCTGACCGACCCGGCGGTCCGCGGCAGGCTCGCCGGGCTGACCGAAGCGGACGCCGTCCGCCCGCCGTACGCGCAGCGTGCCGCCGCCCAGTCGGCCGCGTTGGACCTGCCGGATCTGCCGACCACGACCATCGGTTCCTTCCCACAGACCGGCGACGTGCGCCGCGCCCGCGCCGCGCACCGGGCGGGCAAGCTCGGCGCCGAGGAGTACCGGGGCGCCATGCGCGCGGAGATCGAACGCGTGGTCCGGCTGCAAGAAGACCTCGGCCTGGACGTGCTCGTGCACGGCGAGCCGGAGCGCAACGACATGGTGCAGTACTTCGCCGAGCAGCTGGCCGGGTTCGCGGCCACCGAGCACGGCTGGGTGCAGTCCTACGGTTCGCGCTGCGTGCGCCCGCCGATCCTGTTCGGCGACGTCTCGCGGCCGGAGCCGATGACCGTCGAGTGGGCGCGGTATGCCCAGAGCCTCACCAGCCGCCCGGTGAAGGGCATGCTGACCGGTCCGGTGACCATCCTGGCCTGGTCGTTCGTCCGCGACGACCAGCCGCTCGGCGACACCGCGCGGCAGGTCGCGCTGGCCATCCGCGACGAGGTGGCCGATCTGGAGGCGGCTGGCATCCGCGTCATCCAGGTCGACGAGCCGGCGCTGCGGGAGCTGCTGCCCCTGCGAACGGCCGCGCACGACGCGTACTTCGCCTGGGCGGTGCACGCGTTCCGGCTGGCCACCTCCGGCGTCGAGGACCGCACACAGATCCACACGCACATGTGCTACTCCGAATTCGGCGAGGTGCTGCCCGCGATCGACGCGCTGGAGGCCGACGTGACCAGCATCGAGGCCGCCCGGTCGAAAATGGAGGTGCTGGCCGACCTGACCTCCGCCGGATTCGCCCGCGGCGTCGGGCCCGGTGTCTACGACATCCACTCGCCGCGGGTCCCGGACTCCGGTGAGGTGACCGGCCTGGTCCGCACCGCACTGGCCGCGGTGCCCGCCGATCGCCTGTGGGTCAACCCGGACTGCGGACTGAAGACCCGCGGTTACGCCGAGGTGGAACCCGCACTGCGCCACCTGGTCGGCGCGGCCCGTCAGCTCCGCGGCGAACCCCGCTGA
- a CDS encoding ribonucleoside-diphosphate reductase subunit alpha, with product MSVETGTRPPATADQAPNTVHVIRRDGSVSPFDAGKISVALTKAFLAVEGGDAAASSRVHHVVAELTGQVEAGLLRHAGPETALHIEQIQDQVELALMRGEHHKVARAYVLYREERTKARAAAAPAPAEAAITVKGADGTVRPLDWARVAHVVGEAVAGLEDVSAEPVLAEAKRNLYDGISTDELALAQIMAARVLVEQEPNYSYVSARLLLDKLRGEALGYLAGAPRLASQDEMAREYPAYFRAYLRRAVELELVDGELLGFDLDRITAALHAERDLDFGFLGLQTLYDRYFQHHNGVRFELPQAFFMRVAMGLAIREDDREARAIEFYELLSTFHFMASTPTLFNSGTTRAQLSSCFLTTVDDDLDSIFQAYKNNALLAKYSGGLGNDWTPVRGLGAHIKGTNGQSQGVVPFLKIANDTAVAVNQGGKRKGAACAYLETWHVDIEEFLDLRKNTGDDRRRTHDMNTANWVPDEFLRRVEADAQWTLFSPNETPDLHDLFGTAFAERYREYEAAAERGEIKVFRRVRAVELWRRMLTMLFETGHPWITFKDPCNLRSPQQHIGVVHSSNLCTEITLNTNSEEVAVCNLGSVNLLKHVTPSGVDTARLEQTVRTAVRMLDNVIDINFYTIPEARRSNLRHRPIGLGLMGFQDALFEIGVPLSSDAAVRFADESMEHLSYYAISASTDLAQERGRYQSFEGSLWSRGILPIDSLQLLIDARQGDALDVDTSSTLDWAPLRERVKTVGMRNSNVMAIAPTATISNICGVGQSIEPLFQNLYVKSNMSGDFTVVNPHLVRSLKARGLWDEVMVSDLKYFDGSLGQIDRVPDDLKALYATAFEIESKWLVDAGSRRQKWIDQAQSLNLYIDAPSGRKLDELYRYAWHKGLKTTYYLRARSATHVEKSTLRGTDGKLNAVSATPAAAAPAASPAAAPSAGPAPSAGLAPSAGPAPASSPSAAPAPAPSPSPSPAPSPSPAAAVPATPPAAQPESKELPKVDDVDFVATEGAACRIDDPDCEACQ from the coding sequence ATGTCAGTGGAAACCGGTACGCGGCCGCCGGCGACGGCAGACCAGGCCCCGAACACCGTCCACGTGATCCGGCGGGACGGCAGTGTCTCGCCCTTCGACGCGGGCAAGATCTCGGTGGCACTGACCAAGGCCTTCCTCGCGGTCGAGGGGGGCGACGCCGCGGCGTCCTCGCGCGTGCACCATGTGGTCGCCGAGCTGACCGGGCAGGTGGAGGCCGGGCTGCTCCGGCACGCCGGGCCGGAGACCGCGCTGCACATCGAGCAGATCCAGGACCAGGTCGAACTAGCGCTGATGCGCGGGGAGCACCACAAGGTCGCCCGCGCCTACGTGCTCTACCGCGAGGAGCGCACGAAAGCCCGTGCGGCCGCCGCGCCCGCCCCGGCCGAGGCCGCGATCACCGTGAAGGGCGCCGACGGCACGGTCCGCCCGCTCGACTGGGCCCGGGTGGCGCACGTCGTCGGCGAGGCGGTGGCCGGGCTTGAGGACGTGTCCGCCGAGCCGGTGCTCGCCGAGGCGAAGCGCAACCTCTACGACGGCATCAGCACCGACGAGCTGGCGCTGGCGCAGATCATGGCCGCCCGGGTGCTCGTCGAGCAGGAGCCGAACTACTCCTACGTCAGCGCCCGGCTGCTGCTGGACAAGCTGCGCGGCGAGGCGCTCGGCTACCTGGCCGGCGCCCCGCGCCTGGCCAGCCAGGACGAGATGGCCCGCGAGTACCCCGCGTACTTCCGCGCCTACCTGCGCCGCGCGGTCGAGCTGGAGCTGGTCGACGGCGAACTGCTCGGCTTCGACCTGGATCGGATCACCGCCGCCCTGCACGCCGAGCGGGACCTGGACTTCGGCTTCCTCGGCCTGCAGACGCTCTACGACCGGTACTTCCAGCACCACAACGGCGTCCGCTTCGAGCTGCCGCAGGCGTTCTTCATGCGCGTCGCGATGGGCCTGGCGATCCGCGAGGACGACCGGGAAGCTCGGGCGATCGAGTTCTACGAGCTGCTCTCCACGTTCCACTTCATGGCCTCGACGCCGACGCTGTTCAACTCGGGCACCACCCGTGCCCAGCTCTCGTCCTGTTTCCTGACCACAGTGGACGATGACCTGGACTCGATCTTCCAGGCGTACAAGAACAACGCGCTGCTGGCCAAGTACTCCGGCGGGCTCGGCAACGACTGGACCCCGGTCCGCGGCCTCGGCGCGCACATCAAGGGCACCAACGGCCAGTCCCAGGGCGTGGTGCCGTTCCTGAAGATCGCCAACGACACCGCGGTCGCGGTGAACCAGGGCGGCAAGCGCAAGGGCGCGGCCTGCGCCTATCTGGAGACCTGGCACGTCGACATCGAGGAATTCCTCGATCTGCGCAAGAACACCGGCGACGACCGCCGCCGCACGCACGACATGAATACCGCCAACTGGGTGCCCGACGAGTTCCTGCGCCGGGTCGAGGCGGACGCGCAATGGACGCTGTTCTCCCCGAACGAGACCCCGGACCTGCACGACCTGTTCGGCACCGCGTTCGCCGAGCGCTACCGCGAGTACGAGGCGGCCGCCGAACGCGGGGAGATCAAGGTGTTCCGGCGCGTGCGCGCGGTGGAACTGTGGCGGCGCATGCTGACCATGCTGTTCGAGACGGGGCACCCGTGGATCACCTTCAAGGACCCGTGCAACCTGCGCTCGCCGCAGCAGCACATCGGCGTGGTGCACTCGTCCAACCTGTGCACCGAGATCACGCTGAACACCAACAGTGAAGAGGTCGCGGTCTGCAACCTCGGCTCGGTGAACCTGCTCAAGCACGTCACACCGTCCGGTGTGGACACCGCGCGGCTGGAGCAGACCGTGCGCACCGCGGTCCGCATGCTGGACAACGTGATCGACATCAACTTCTACACGATCCCGGAGGCGCGCCGATCCAACCTGCGCCACCGGCCGATCGGGCTGGGGCTGATGGGCTTCCAGGACGCGCTGTTCGAGATCGGCGTGCCGCTGTCCTCGGACGCCGCGGTGCGGTTCGCCGACGAGAGCATGGAGCACCTCTCCTACTACGCGATCTCGGCCTCCACCGACCTCGCCCAGGAACGCGGCCGCTACCAGTCGTTCGAGGGTTCGCTGTGGAGCCGCGGCATCCTGCCGATCGACTCGCTGCAGCTGCTGATCGACGCCCGCCAGGGCGACGCGCTCGACGTGGACACCTCGTCCACTTTGGACTGGGCGCCGCTGCGCGAGCGGGTGAAGACGGTCGGCATGCGCAACTCCAACGTGATGGCGATCGCGCCGACCGCGACGATCTCCAACATCTGCGGGGTGGGCCAGTCGATCGAGCCGCTGTTCCAGAACCTGTACGTGAAGTCGAACATGTCCGGGGACTTCACCGTGGTGAACCCGCACCTGGTGCGCTCGCTCAAGGCGCGCGGGCTGTGGGACGAGGTCATGGTCAGCGACCTCAAGTACTTCGACGGCAGCCTCGGCCAGATCGACCGCGTGCCGGACGACCTCAAGGCGCTGTACGCGACCGCGTTCGAGATCGAGTCGAAGTGGCTGGTGGACGCGGGTTCGCGGCGCCAGAAGTGGATCGACCAGGCACAATCGCTGAACCTCTACATCGACGCGCCGAGCGGACGCAAGCTCGATGAGCTGTACCGCTACGCCTGGCACAAGGGGCTCAAGACCACGTACTACCTGCGGGCCCGCTCGGCCACGCACGTGGAGAAGAGCACCCTGCGCGGCACCGACGGCAAGCTGAACGCGGTGTCGGCCACCCCCGCCGCTGCCGCCCCCGCCGCAAGCCCGGCAGCGGCCCCGTCGGCCGGTCCCGCTCCGTCTGCCGGTCTAGCCCCGTCGGCCGGTCCCGCCCCGGCCTCTTCGCCGTCGGCCGCCCCGGCCCCGGCGCCGTCTCCTTCGCCGAGCCCGGCTCCGTCGCCCAGCCCTGCCGCCGCGGTCCCGGCCACCCCGCCCGCCGCGCAGCCGGAATCGAAGGAGCTGCCGAAGGTGGACGACGTGGACTTCGTCGCCACCGAAGGCGCCGCCTGCCGTATCGACGACCCCGACTGCGAAGCCTGCCAGTAA
- a CDS encoding EAL domain-containing protein: MAEPGAAPGWAGVARKYAATLADTNGVALPTGELERLLLAFADEVADSLPPPDEGALLRFAALFGAAPIGIALADRSGVVVEANAALAKLLGGTAESLVGRHLAELAATPQDTGRLRAGLARILEEGDDRRTVRGVHLDHRVDGGLITNVTLAAVPGDTPGSRFPMLMAADADDLHLLGERLLHQNLHDPLTGLPNTAAFTARLEFSLASAGESEIALIYLDLDGFRVINDGLGTGVADQVLKKVARKLKAVFDGPHEGYEGYLARLSGDGFGAVLRGPQLTQQHAVTLVDRALLDLQEPEYLDGEGIGVSASAGIVVRSAAGDGHIEMLRAAELALHRAKEAGKAQWMLFDPHQDARDRGRYRLGAVIAGALENGEFSLIYQPTVKLAAQDQIAAVNAGLRWRHPEKGELDSAEFYPLAQTTGMTVPLGRWLLAESLAATARWRDRYGDAAPDVCIRLPKRLAIDPDLVMLVKEQLDRHALPARALRLCTDRESLFDETGEVLDSFSVLADLGAQLVLTIEGSSDLELIPRFGLPVRHVILSGAVIEALADEPAEADVRHLGQLVVRAKELGLRIGAEGVRTARHAHRLRELGVLAARGSFVADSATGDEVDEMIERHAR, from the coding sequence GTGGCCGAACCCGGTGCCGCGCCAGGCTGGGCCGGTGTCGCACGCAAGTACGCGGCCACGCTCGCTGACACCAACGGAGTAGCGCTGCCCACCGGCGAACTGGAGCGGCTGCTGCTCGCCTTCGCGGACGAGGTCGCCGACTCGCTACCGCCGCCGGACGAGGGTGCGCTGCTGCGGTTCGCCGCACTGTTCGGCGCCGCCCCGATCGGGATCGCGCTCGCCGACCGGTCCGGCGTGGTCGTGGAGGCGAACGCGGCGCTGGCGAAGCTGCTCGGCGGGACCGCCGAGAGCCTGGTCGGCCGGCATCTCGCGGAGCTGGCCGCCACCCCGCAGGACACCGGCAGGCTGCGCGCCGGGCTGGCCCGGATCCTCGAGGAGGGCGACGACCGGCGGACCGTCCGCGGCGTGCATCTGGACCACCGCGTGGACGGCGGGCTGATCACCAACGTCACGCTCGCCGCGGTCCCCGGGGACACGCCGGGCAGCCGGTTCCCGATGCTGATGGCCGCCGACGCGGACGACCTGCACCTGCTCGGCGAGCGGCTGCTGCACCAGAACCTGCACGATCCGCTCACCGGCCTGCCCAACACCGCGGCGTTCACCGCCCGGCTCGAATTCTCCCTCGCCTCGGCGGGCGAGTCCGAGATCGCGTTGATCTACCTGGATCTCGACGGATTCCGGGTGATCAACGACGGGCTCGGCACCGGCGTGGCCGATCAGGTGCTGAAGAAGGTGGCACGCAAGCTCAAGGCGGTGTTCGACGGACCGCACGAGGGTTACGAGGGGTATCTGGCCCGGCTGTCCGGCGACGGGTTCGGGGCGGTGCTGCGCGGCCCGCAACTGACCCAGCAGCACGCGGTCACGCTGGTGGATCGCGCGCTGCTCGATCTGCAGGAGCCGGAGTACCTCGACGGCGAGGGTATCGGGGTGAGCGCCAGCGCGGGCATCGTGGTGCGCTCGGCCGCCGGGGACGGGCACATCGAGATGCTGCGCGCCGCGGAACTCGCGCTGCACCGGGCCAAGGAAGCGGGCAAGGCGCAGTGGATGCTGTTCGACCCGCACCAGGACGCCCGCGACCGCGGCCGGTACCGGCTGGGCGCGGTGATCGCGGGCGCGCTGGAGAACGGCGAGTTCTCGCTGATCTACCAGCCGACCGTGAAACTGGCCGCGCAGGACCAGATCGCCGCGGTGAACGCCGGGCTGCGCTGGCGCCACCCGGAGAAGGGCGAGCTGGACTCGGCCGAGTTCTACCCGCTCGCGCAGACCACCGGGATGACCGTCCCGCTCGGGCGGTGGCTGCTGGCCGAATCCCTGGCCGCCACCGCACGCTGGCGCGACCGCTACGGCGACGCCGCCCCGGACGTGTGCATCCGGCTGCCGAAGCGGCTGGCCATCGACCCCGATCTGGTAATGCTGGTGAAGGAGCAGCTCGACCGGCACGCACTGCCCGCGCGGGCGTTGCGGCTGTGCACCGACCGGGAGTCCCTGTTCGACGAGACGGGCGAGGTGCTGGACTCCTTCTCCGTACTCGCCGACCTGGGTGCGCAACTGGTCCTGACCATCGAAGGTTCGTCCGATCTGGAGCTGATCCCCCGCTTCGGCCTGCCGGTGCGGCACGTGATCCTCAGCGGCGCGGTGATCGAAGCACTCGCCGACGAGCCGGCCGAGGCCGACGTGCGCCATCTCGGCCAGCTGGTCGTCCGGGCGAAGGAACTGGGCCTGCGGATCGGCGCGGAGGGCGTGCGCACCGCCCGGCACGCGCACCGGCTGCGGGAACTGGGCGTACTGGCCGCCCGCGGCTCCTTCGTCGCCGACTCGGCCACCGGCGACGAAGTGGACGAAATGATCGAACGACACGCACGCTGA
- a CDS encoding cytochrome P450: MAGTAARIAALRERVPPLTAVPLPRAVDERWLGARFPVRALAEPPSGSGLAPVLGDDGPPVVGHAPDMMRFGLEFTMRRFAQYGPVYWTGAFGRRIVSLSGPEATRIALVNKDKAFSQEGWNFFIERFFDRGLMLLDFGEHRLHRRIMQEAFTRERLAGYVTQMGPPLREGVRAWGAGGPRLYWALKQLTLDVATRVFMGLPAETGGFGAGRINRAFVSAVRAGTAIVRYPVPGGRWAAGLRGRRLLENYFGASLPAKRATDGDDLFSALCQATTEDGDRFGDADIVNHMIFLMMAAHDTTTITSSAMAYYLAKYPEWQERARAESLRLGDGLPDIEALESLETLDLVMKEALRLRAPVPSLARMTTKDTEVLGHYLPAGALVAVSPTVNHFSPECWTDPLRFDPLRFGPDRREDKTHRFAWMPFGGGAHKCIGLQFGGLEVKALLHEMLRTYRWSVPAGYTPKWDYVSLPVPTDGLPVQLTYR, translated from the coding sequence ATGGCCGGTACGGCAGCCCGGATCGCGGCGTTGCGGGAGCGGGTGCCGCCGTTGACCGCGGTTCCGTTGCCGCGGGCCGTGGACGAGCGATGGCTCGGGGCGCGGTTTCCGGTGCGGGCGCTGGCCGAGCCACCGTCCGGGAGCGGGCTGGCGCCGGTGCTCGGCGACGACGGGCCGCCGGTGGTCGGGCACGCGCCGGACATGATGCGGTTCGGGCTCGAATTCACCATGCGCCGGTTCGCGCAGTACGGGCCGGTGTACTGGACCGGCGCGTTCGGCCGCCGGATCGTGTCGCTGTCCGGGCCGGAGGCCACCCGGATCGCGCTGGTGAACAAGGACAAGGCGTTCTCGCAGGAGGGCTGGAACTTCTTCATCGAGCGCTTCTTCGACCGCGGGCTGATGCTGCTGGACTTCGGCGAGCATCGCCTGCACCGCCGGATCATGCAGGAGGCCTTCACCCGCGAACGGCTGGCCGGCTACGTCACGCAGATGGGCCCGCCGCTGCGCGAGGGCGTCCGCGCCTGGGGCGCCGGCGGGCCGCGGCTGTACTGGGCGCTCAAACAACTCACCCTTGACGTGGCGACCAGGGTGTTCATGGGGCTGCCGGCCGAAACCGGCGGATTCGGCGCGGGGCGGATCAACCGCGCGTTCGTGAGCGCGGTGCGAGCCGGGACGGCGATCGTGCGTTATCCGGTGCCGGGTGGCCGCTGGGCGGCGGGCCTGCGCGGGCGGCGGCTGCTGGAGAACTACTTCGGCGCGAGCCTGCCCGCGAAACGCGCGACGGACGGCGACGACCTGTTCTCCGCGCTCTGCCAGGCCACCACCGAGGACGGCGACCGGTTCGGCGACGCGGACATCGTCAACCACATGATCTTCCTGATGATGGCCGCCCACGACACCACCACCATCACCAGCAGCGCGATGGCCTACTACCTGGCGAAGTACCCGGAGTGGCAGGAGCGCGCCCGCGCGGAATCACTGCGGCTGGGCGACGGACTGCCCGACATCGAAGCGCTGGAGAGCCTGGAAACGCTGGATCTGGTGATGAAGGAGGCGCTGCGGCTGCGCGCGCCCGTGCCCTCGCTGGCCCGGATGACCACGAAGGACACCGAGGTACTCGGCCACTACCTGCCCGCGGGCGCGCTGGTCGCGGTTTCCCCGACCGTCAACCACTTCTCCCCCGAATGCTGGACCGACCCGCTGCGGTTCGACCCGCTGCGCTTCGGCCCGGACCGCCGGGAGGACAAAACGCACCGCTTCGCCTGGATGCCGTTCGGCGGCGGGGCGCACAAGTGCATCGGGCTGCAGTTCGGCGGCCTGGAGGTGAAGGCGCTGCTGCACGAGATGCTGCGCACCTACCGCTGGTCGGTGCCCGCGGGCTACACGCCGAAATGGGACTACGTCTCGCTTCCGGTGCCCACCGACGGGCTCCCGGTGCAGCTGACCTACCGGTGA
- a CDS encoding ribonucleotide-diphosphate reductase subunit beta produces the protein MTNVESTDATGLGRIEVGAGRIDVDDKRMINARADVNQLLPMKYRWAWDKYLAGCNNHWMPTEVAMQADIALWKSADGLTEDERQMLKRNLGFFATAESLVANNIVLAVYRQITNPECRQYLLRQAFEEAVHTHTFQYICESLGLVEGELFNMYREVPSISDKDAWALRYTQHLEDPDFETGTPEADTAFLRDLVAFYVIFEGMWFYTGFAQILSLGRRNKMVGIAEQYQYILRDESIHLNFGIDCINQIKIENPHLWTEQFQAEVRQMLTDACELEVAYARDTMPRGMLGLSAQLCEQYMHFITDRRAQQIGLAPIFGETENPFPWMSEAMDLKKEKNFFETRVIEYQSGGALDWD, from the coding sequence ATGACCAACGTGGAGAGCACGGACGCGACCGGGCTCGGCCGGATCGAGGTCGGCGCGGGCCGGATCGACGTCGACGACAAGCGGATGATCAACGCCCGCGCCGACGTGAACCAGCTGCTGCCGATGAAGTACCGCTGGGCCTGGGACAAGTACCTGGCCGGCTGCAACAACCACTGGATGCCGACCGAGGTCGCGATGCAGGCCGACATCGCGCTGTGGAAGTCCGCCGACGGCCTGACCGAGGACGAGCGGCAGATGCTCAAGCGCAACCTCGGCTTCTTCGCCACCGCGGAATCCTTGGTGGCCAACAACATCGTGCTCGCGGTGTACCGGCAGATCACCAACCCGGAGTGCCGCCAGTACCTGCTGCGCCAGGCCTTCGAGGAGGCCGTGCACACGCACACCTTCCAGTACATCTGCGAGAGCCTCGGCCTGGTCGAGGGCGAGCTGTTCAACATGTACCGCGAGGTACCGTCCATTTCGGACAAGGACGCCTGGGCGCTGAGGTACACCCAGCACCTGGAGGACCCGGACTTCGAGACCGGCACGCCGGAGGCGGACACCGCGTTCCTGCGCGACCTGGTGGCGTTCTACGTGATCTTCGAGGGCATGTGGTTCTACACCGGTTTCGCGCAGATCCTGTCGCTGGGCCGGCGGAACAAGATGGTCGGCATCGCCGAGCAGTACCAGTACATCCTGCGGGACGAGTCGATCCACCTGAACTTCGGCATCGACTGCATCAACCAGATCAAGATCGAGAACCCGCACCTGTGGACCGAGCAGTTCCAGGCCGAGGTCCGGCAGATGCTGACCGACGCCTGCGAGCTGGAGGTCGCCTACGCGCGCGACACCATGCCGCGGGGCATGCTGGGCCTCTCGGCGCAGCTGTGCGAGCAGTACATGCACTTCATCACCGACCGGCGCGCCCAGCAGATCGGGCTGGCGCCGATCTTCGGGGAGACCGAGAACCCGTTCCCGTGGATGTCGGAGGCGATGGACCTGAAGAAGGAGAAGAACTTCTTCGAGACCCGGGTCATCGAGTACCAGTCGGGCGGCGCGCTGGACTGGGACTGA